Genomic DNA from Nitratidesulfovibrio vulgaris str. Hildenborough:
GGCACGCAGCAGAGGGTCACCTATAGCGAGTTCCTGCAAAGGGTCGAGAAGGGCGAGGTCGTCGAGGTCACCATCCAGGGGCAGAAGCTCTCTGGCAAGACCACCGAAGGCAAACCCTTCCAGACATTTGCGCCCGAAGATCCCTCGCTGGTAAGCCGCCTCCTCGACAAGAAGATCGAAGTCAAGGCAGAACCGCAGGAAGAGGCCGCGTGGTACATGACGCTGCTCGTTTCGTGGTTCCCCATGCTTCTTCTTATTGGTGTGTGGATTTTCTTCATGCGTCAGATGCAGGGCGGCGGTGGCAAGGCCATGTCGTTCGGGCGTTCTCGTGCGCGCATGATCACGCAGGAGTCGGCACGCGTCACTTTCGAGGACGTTGCCGGTGTCGATGAGGCAAAAGAGGAACTCAGCGAGGTCGTCGAGTTCCTGTCCAACCCACGCAAGTTCACCCGCCTCGGCGGGCGCATCCCCAAGGGTGTGCTGCTTGTCGGTCCTCCCGGTACGGGCAAGACGCTGCTGGCGCGGGCTGTTGCCGGTGAGGCAGGGGTGCCCTTCTTCTCCATCTCCGGTTCGGACTTCGTGGAGATGTTCGTGGGCGTGGGCGCCTCGCGCGTGCGCGACCTGTTCATGCAGGGCAAGAAGAACGCGCCGTGCCTCATCTTCATCGATGAAATCGACGCAGTCGGTCGTCAGCGTGGTGCTGGCCTTGGCGGCGGCCATGACGAACGTGAGCAGACTCTCAACCAGCTGCTGGTGGAGATGGACGGCTTCGAATCCAACGAGGGCGTCATACTCATCGCAGCCACCAACCGCCCCGACGTCCTCGACCCGGCGTTGCTGCGCCCCGGTCGTTTCGACAGGCAGGTGGTCGTGCCCACACCGGACGTGCGCGGTCGCAAGCGCATCCTTGAAGTGCACGGCAGGCGCACCCCGCTGTCCAGCGGGGTCAACCTCGAGATCATCGCCAAGGGCACCCCGGGCTTTTCCGGTGCCGACCTTGAGAACCTCGTCAACGAAGCCGCGTTGCAGGCTGCAAAGCTCAACAAGGACGTCGTGGACATGGGGGATTTCGAGTACGCCAAGGACAAGGTCCTGATGGGCAAAGAGCGTCGCAGCCTCATCCTGAGCGATGAAGAGAAGCGCATCACGGCCTACCATGAAGCCGGTCACGCCCTTGCTGCCAAGCTCATTCCCGGTTCAGACCCCATCCACAAGGTCACCATCATCCCCCGCGGCAGGGCTCTTGGCGTTACCATGCAGTTGCCGGAAGGCGACAGGCACGGCTATTCGCGCAACTACCTGCTGGGGAACCTCGTGGTACTGCTTGGCGGACGTGTCGCGGAGGAGATCATCTTCTCAGACGTGACCACAGGTGCAGGCAACGATATCGATCGGGCCACCAAGATGGCTCGCAAGATGGTCTGCGAATGGGGCATGAGCGAGGCCATCGGCCCGCTGGCCATCGGTGAACAGGGTGAAGAGGTGTTCATCGGGCGTGAATGGGCCCACTCGCGCAATTTCAGCGAGGAGACGGCACGTCTGGTCGACGCCGAGGTCAAGCGCATCATCGAAGAGGCTCGCCAGCGTTGCCACACCCTGCTTGAAGAGAACCTGACTGCCCTGCACGACATCGCCAATGCCTTGCTGGAACGCGAGACCATCAGTGGTGATGACATCGACATCCTCATGCGTGGCGAGAAGCTGCCTCCCGAAAGGGGAAACGGCGGGGCCCCGGCAAACTCCGGGACGACACCGCCAGCAGGGAACGCCACGGACGGGGCAAAGGCCGCGCAGTCGCCGCAGGCTTCGGAAGACGCCGCTACCCCGGCCGAGGAGTTCACCCTCGAAGCTGAAGAACCCGAAAAGAGGGACGACCGCGCATGAGCGCAGACGGACTCTGGATATTGAAGGGGGGCAGGGAGTTTCGCCCTGCCCCTTTTTGCGTTTATGGCATCGTCAACGTCACTCCCGATTCGTTCTACGACGGGGGGCAGCACGAGACGACCGAGGCCGCAGTCCAACATGGTCGAAGACTTGTTGACGATGGGGCGCACATCCTGGACATCGGGGCCGAGTCGTCTCGACCCTACGCCGCCCCGGTCTCACTTGAGGAAGAACTCGCGCGTGTCCTGCCCGTTGTCGACGGTCTGAAAGGTCTGCGTGACGTTGCGGGCCTGCCCGTACCCCTTTCGGTAGACACGTACAAGGCGGCAACCGCCGTGGCAGTCCTCGACGCGGGGGCGGACATCATCAACGATATTTCCGCCTGTGCCTTCGACCCTGCCCTGCGTGACGTGGTGGCACAGTACCGCCCCGGCTACGTCCTGATGCACAGTCTGGGCAAGCCCGGCACGATGCAGGATGCCCCCACGTATGCCGATGTCGTTGATGACATCCTCGCCTTCTTCGAACGGGAGATGGCAGCCCTCACCGCTGCTGGCTTGCCGGAGGGGCATATTGTGCTCGACCCCGGTATCGGCTTCGGCAAGACGATGGAGCATAATTTCGACATCCTGCGTCACATCGAGCGCTTTTCGACCCTGGGGCGGCCCGTATTCATGGGACTTTCGAACAAGTCGCTCTTCGGTGCGCTGCTTGGTCTGGCCCCGCATGAGCGAGGCACTGCGACGCAGGTGGCCACAGCCCTTCTCGCCGGGCGCGGAGTGCGGTATCACCGCGTTCATGACGTTGTCGCCACGGTGCACACCTTGCGCCTTGTGGCTGCCATGGGCGCCGTCTAGGAGTATTCATGCTGCTGTTCGATACCGTCACCGTGGGCTGGCGCGACTTGCTCGATATGGCACTCGTGGCTGTCCTCTTCTATCGTGTCATCCTGCTGGTG
This window encodes:
- the ftsH gene encoding ATP-dependent zinc metalloprotease FtsH; this translates as MNQFSRNLVLWATISLLMVVLFNLFNQPQGTQQRVTYSEFLQRVEKGEVVEVTIQGQKLSGKTTEGKPFQTFAPEDPSLVSRLLDKKIEVKAEPQEEAAWYMTLLVSWFPMLLLIGVWIFFMRQMQGGGGKAMSFGRSRARMITQESARVTFEDVAGVDEAKEELSEVVEFLSNPRKFTRLGGRIPKGVLLVGPPGTGKTLLARAVAGEAGVPFFSISGSDFVEMFVGVGASRVRDLFMQGKKNAPCLIFIDEIDAVGRQRGAGLGGGHDEREQTLNQLLVEMDGFESNEGVILIAATNRPDVLDPALLRPGRFDRQVVVPTPDVRGRKRILEVHGRRTPLSSGVNLEIIAKGTPGFSGADLENLVNEAALQAAKLNKDVVDMGDFEYAKDKVLMGKERRSLILSDEEKRITAYHEAGHALAAKLIPGSDPIHKVTIIPRGRALGVTMQLPEGDRHGYSRNYLLGNLVVLLGGRVAEEIIFSDVTTGAGNDIDRATKMARKMVCEWGMSEAIGPLAIGEQGEEVFIGREWAHSRNFSEETARLVDAEVKRIIEEARQRCHTLLEENLTALHDIANALLERETISGDDIDILMRGEKLPPERGNGGAPANSGTTPPAGNATDGAKAAQSPQASEDAATPAEEFTLEAEEPEKRDDRA
- the folP gene encoding dihydropteroate synthase yields the protein MSADGLWILKGGREFRPAPFCVYGIVNVTPDSFYDGGQHETTEAAVQHGRRLVDDGAHILDIGAESSRPYAAPVSLEEELARVLPVVDGLKGLRDVAGLPVPLSVDTYKAATAVAVLDAGADIINDISACAFDPALRDVVAQYRPGYVLMHSLGKPGTMQDAPTYADVVDDILAFFEREMAALTAAGLPEGHIVLDPGIGFGKTMEHNFDILRHIERFSTLGRPVFMGLSNKSLFGALLGLAPHERGTATQVATALLAGRGVRYHRVHDVVATVHTLRLVAAMGAV